The Staphylococcus carnosus genome has a segment encoding these proteins:
- a CDS encoding AzlC family ABC transporter permease produces MTHTKHSHIETFKAAFPQTIPIFAGFTFIGMAYGIYMHSLGFPPIYAMLMSLLIFAGSMEFVAGSLLLAPFSPFSAFILTLMLNSRHLFYGISMLDKFKGTGAKKPYLIFGMCDETFVINNMANIPKNVDRGLFMFYVTVLNQFYWFFGTTIGSLFGVMIKFDTKGLDFVMVALFVVIFLESWLKEKNHISSLIGLIIPIICLIVLGPNRFILPSMVLIVIGLSLLRGYFARKGVA; encoded by the coding sequence ATGACACATACAAAACATTCACACATAGAAACATTTAAAGCCGCATTTCCCCAAACGATACCCATTTTTGCTGGATTTACATTTATTGGTATGGCTTACGGTATTTATATGCATTCATTAGGCTTCCCTCCTATTTATGCAATGTTGATGAGTTTATTAATTTTTGCAGGTTCCATGGAGTTTGTAGCAGGCAGCTTGTTACTGGCACCTTTTAGTCCTTTCAGCGCCTTTATTCTAACACTGATGTTGAACTCTAGACATCTGTTTTATGGAATATCCATGTTAGACAAGTTCAAAGGTACTGGAGCCAAAAAGCCTTATTTAATATTCGGAATGTGTGATGAAACTTTTGTTATCAACAATATGGCAAACATACCGAAAAATGTAGATCGTGGTTTGTTTATGTTCTATGTAACGGTGCTAAATCAATTTTATTGGTTTTTCGGAACAACAATCGGAAGTTTGTTTGGTGTCATGATTAAGTTTGACACTAAAGGATTAGATTTTGTGATGGTAGCACTCTTTGTGGTTATTTTCTTGGAGTCATGGTTAAAAGAAAAAAATCATATCAGTTCTCTTATCGGCCTGATAATTCCAATCATTTGTTTGATTGTATTAGGCCCAAACCGCTTTATATTACCTTCAATGGTGCTGATTGTAATTGGATTGTCTCTTTTAAGAGGTTACTTTGCTAGAAAGGGCGTGGCATGA
- a CDS encoding branched-chain amino acid transporter permease translates to MTLTQQIITIGVIVLGTMLTRFLPFLIFSKDKETPKYIQYLGAVLPAAVFGFLVVYALRNTKVLSGSHGLPELIAIFVLVILHVIKRNMLISIAGGTIVYMLLVQLVF, encoded by the coding sequence ATGACGCTTACCCAACAGATTATAACAATTGGCGTTATTGTATTAGGCACGATGCTAACACGCTTTTTACCTTTTTTAATATTTTCAAAAGATAAAGAAACACCCAAATATATACAATATTTAGGTGCTGTACTGCCTGCTGCTGTATTTGGTTTTTTAGTTGTTTATGCTTTGCGTAATACTAAAGTTTTATCAGGCAGTCATGGTCTTCCGGAATTAATTGCAATTTTTGTTTTAGTTATTCTCCATGTCATCAAACGTAATATGCTGATTTCAATAGCTGGCGGCACCATTGTGTACATGCTTTTAGTACAATTAGTCTTTTAA
- a CDS encoding HoxN/HupN/NixA family nickel/cobalt transporter has protein sequence MNHHYSKWSWVPYITIVFALHIIGFVFLWIAAKDAHILLGMGLLAYTLGLRHAFDADHIAAIDNTVRKLLQQRKDPVGVGFYFSIGHSTVVFIMAVLLGVSVHWAKDQLPHFQEIGGTIGTIVSGVFLLLIGILNLIILVSLIKLFTKLKDQKVSHQELDQLLESRGFITRFIGPYFKLINKSWHVLPLGFLFGLGFDTASEIALLALSSGASQHAISFIGIISLPILFAAGMSLLDTLDGILMKSAYNWAFLKPVRKIYYNITITAVSVIAALIIGMIELLQIMGDKFHLQGAFWHLVQSMKFDYIGYILVAVFILTWFCSTVIWKMNHFDEKSS, from the coding sequence TTGAATCATCACTATTCAAAATGGAGTTGGGTGCCTTACATTACTATTGTCTTCGCACTCCATATCATTGGATTTGTATTCCTATGGATTGCTGCTAAAGATGCTCACATCCTTTTAGGTATGGGATTACTTGCTTATACACTTGGTTTGCGACATGCTTTTGACGCAGATCATATTGCAGCCATTGATAATACAGTCAGAAAATTATTACAGCAAAGAAAAGATCCCGTTGGTGTCGGATTTTATTTTTCAATCGGTCATTCTACTGTGGTCTTTATAATGGCAGTTCTGCTTGGTGTTTCAGTACATTGGGCTAAAGACCAATTACCGCATTTCCAAGAAATCGGTGGAACAATCGGTACAATCGTATCCGGTGTCTTTCTTCTATTAATTGGTATTTTAAATTTGATTATTTTAGTTTCCCTAATCAAATTATTTACTAAATTAAAAGATCAAAAAGTCAGCCATCAAGAACTGGATCAATTGTTGGAATCAAGAGGATTTATTACACGTTTTATTGGTCCTTACTTTAAATTAATTAATAAAAGTTGGCATGTATTGCCACTCGGCTTTTTATTCGGATTAGGTTTTGATACTGCGAGCGAAATTGCGTTACTTGCACTATCTTCAGGTGCTTCGCAGCACGCAATTTCATTTATCGGTATCATTTCATTACCTATCCTTTTTGCAGCGGGTATGAGCTTGCTGGATACTTTAGATGGCATATTAATGAAATCAGCTTACAATTGGGCATTTTTAAAACCAGTACGTAAGATTTACTACAATATTACCATCACAGCTGTTTCTGTTATCGCTGCACTTATAATTGGTATGATTGAATTACTACAAATCATGGGAGATAAATTCCATCTTCAAGGTGCTTTTTGGCACCTCGTCCAATCCATGAAGTTTGACTATATCGGTTATATTCTCGTAGCTGTCTTTATTCTAACTTGGTTCTGCTCTACTGTAATTTGGAAGATGAATCACTTTGATGAAAAAAGTTCATAA
- a CDS encoding alpha/beta hydrolase, whose protein sequence is MSDINYISSFDSTNLYAKISLGESPVANLIVVHGLSEELDDYDEVTAFFNEYDFNVIHYDQRSHSNTSGIKELHERIDILVEDLKAVVDYVKKQLTGEIFILGHGVGGSLATLFGIKYPQEVLGFVSCGGLSPTGQPLLRDDAGDDAAGDNDESTNIEKQRMIQNFRERLHEINIDYKQFTDRVLIMHGGDDKIVSSDDAIQFYKEAHTTHKSLRIYDGLNHELLNVSSYRGMLLSDIVNWLEFELSCVEQDEN, encoded by the coding sequence GTGTCTGACATTAATTATATTTCATCATTTGATAGTACAAATTTATATGCAAAAATAAGTTTAGGAGAAAGTCCTGTCGCTAATTTAATTGTGGTACATGGTCTTTCTGAAGAGTTGGATGATTATGATGAAGTAACAGCTTTCTTTAATGAATATGATTTTAATGTGATACATTATGATCAACGCAGCCATTCCAATACTTCAGGTATTAAAGAACTGCATGAACGTATTGATATTTTGGTAGAAGATTTAAAAGCAGTAGTGGATTATGTAAAAAAACAACTGACTGGTGAGATATTTATTTTGGGTCACGGCGTTGGAGGTTCACTTGCTACATTATTCGGAATTAAATATCCGCAAGAAGTGCTGGGGTTTGTTTCTTGCGGAGGACTTTCTCCAACAGGCCAACCTTTATTAAGAGACGATGCTGGCGATGATGCAGCAGGGGATAACGATGAATCGACAAATATAGAAAAACAAAGAATGATTCAAAATTTCCGTGAACGTTTGCATGAGATTAATATAGATTATAAGCAATTTACAGATCGTGTGTTAATCATGCATGGCGGAGATGATAAAATAGTCAGCTCAGATGATGCCATTCAATTTTATAAAGAAGCGCATACAACACATAAATCATTGCGTATTTATGACGGTTTGAATCATGAACTTTTAAATGTGTCTTCTTATCGCGGTATGTTATTATCTGATATTGTAAATTGGCTGGAGTTTGAATTATCTTGCGTAGAACAAGATGAAAATTAA